A window of Solanum stenotomum isolate F172 chromosome 3, ASM1918654v1, whole genome shotgun sequence contains these coding sequences:
- the LOC125859061 gene encoding uncharacterized protein LOC125859061 has translation MSSEEVRSALLMIAQAVTTQSQAMPAQDTRSVETNVNPIVSNIASRLRDSVRMNPPVFLDSKMGEDPEEFLDEVYKIVNAMGVTSREKAELASYKLKDVAQVWFTQWKNNRPESKLKRKNRELNRFRSDEQGQPRFKKTAPNQDSSGSPKVNHERGSGPPFSEPTCHNCVKKHHGNCLAGTSRCYGCGKNDHQVRDCPTLTAKGREAKQVSLDSSDPNAPKRNCFYVLQANKDKGANLDEGTDM, from the exons ATGTCCAGTGAGGAAGTTAGGTCGGCTCTTTTGATGATTGCTCAAGCCGTAACTACTCAATCCCAAGCCATGCCGGCCCAAGATACTAGGAGTGTTGAGACTAATGTGAATCCTATTGTGAGCAATATAGCTTCTAGGTTGAGAGACtctgtgaggatgaatcctccggtgTTCCTAGATTCCAAAATGGGAGAGGATCCCGAAGAGtttttggatgaggtgtataagatagtcaatgctatgggggtgacttctagGGAAAAAGCGGAACTTGCCTCCTAcaaattgaaggatgttgcccaagtttggttcactcaatggaaaaACAATAGGCCG GAGTCCAAACTCAAGAGGAAGAATAGGGAGTTGAACAGGTTTAGGtccgatgagcaaggtcaacctaggttcaagaagacAGCTCCGAACCAAGATTCTTCAGGCAGTCCTAAGGTTAACCACGAGAGAGGTAGTGGACCTCCATTTTCTGAACCTACTTGCCACAATTGTGTGAAGAAGCATCATGGGAACTGCCTAGCCGGTACTAGTaggtgctatggttgtggaaagaatgaTCACCAAGTAAGAGATTGCCCTACTCTTACAGCCAAAGGAAGGGAGGCGAAACAAGTTTCTCTTGATAGCTCGGATCCCAATGCTCCAAAGAGAAACTGTTTCTATGtgcttcaagctaacaaggacaaaGGAGCAAATCTGGATGAAGGTACTGATATGTGA